The genomic interval acctgTACTGatatgacacccactgttgaaacctctctaagggcccacgtgatgtttttttaaccacaaaatctattcataaggtcatgtagacgttgatgaagtgaaaacacaaatatcagcttgatccgaaacttctccggctcccaagaagcttttaattgtgaacgttcaatcctcactttgtggtccactcaagccttggacctgcctcattttttggttcacagattaaaattttctgaaaaaaatcgttaaacggtgtggataaaacactacgtcacggtgggccccacagagccctgcccagacggattactGACCGggccgggggtaggacgcaatccgcgtcctacccAGGTGATGGTAGTTAAAAAATCGGAAGCTGATTGTGTTATAACTCACTACACTTAGCGGACTGAGTAAAGTAAGTGAGGACCACTATGATTTATTTATctaatccgctccgtccatccattttaccagataattttagctcTGAGCTATAAAATGAAGCAcatataatgttcaaatggaccacaccacaggaaagtgtTGAATTAAAAGTctatcgttgaaaaattcttgggggccacagaagttttggatcaagcttatatttgtggtttgccttcatccatgtacatatgatcttatgaacatattggatgaataaacatcactgtgtggcctagaaaggtttcaacggtggaaatcattatccccactgtttcctgtggcatgatccatttgatctctagatatgcttcaattttgagctcaacgccttaaatttaatggaaaaacggatgaacggtgtagataaaccacatacgttcaagatggcccacctgagtttactcagtacgataagagtatgcaatccgatttcttaaaaatcaggctattttgAGACTAGGATGGGGCGTCCACTTCAACTCCTCCTACATGCACGTTGTTGGCCCACGAGGATTGGGCAGATTTTTGGAGGTAAAATGAGATAACACACATGATATTCGAAGTGGATGTCAGCAACATAACAGATGGGCCCAACAACAACCTTTGCACCTCAATTTGCTGAAAAACGTTTGTGTATGTAGAGAGAGAGCATCCCTGGCAGCTCCGGCTAGGGCAGGCTCCAAAGTCATGTGTACGTGAAATCCATTCTGACCATCAAGTTCATCACCCCAGATCCCTGACTCAGGTGAGCTACTACACCAGTGGAAACTGTTTGGAGAAGGACACcctcccttgatttttatagggtccaccatgttgtgtatttgaaatccaatctttcTATTATGCGTATCACCCAATTTTATGGCCAGGGCCCAAATCCCAAGCTATTATGCAATTCAGGTGGACCTAGGTCTTATCAAGAGAGGTCATTCGCTCCCAACTGGTtcccttggtgtagcccacctaaattACGGATTCCCCTGGTTTGTTTTGCCCTGAACCAACATGATCCAATGTATGTAATGGTCCTAGTAGATTTCacatacatatcacggtgggggcAACCGTGTTTGTCTCGGGTTTCTTCCACGGGAGACCTATATCTCTACAAATGGAGAGATACCCGTACGTGCATACATATATGCAAACACAAACAAACAGTAATATATATAgctgaaagaaaatagaaataaaaaaataaaaaaataaaagattggACTAGAATGCTTTTTAACTTTTGTAGTGGATACGGCCCCATCTTTTAAACATTTTCTGTGTAAgattaacaaaaaataaaaataaaaataaacagaaaaaagTAAAGTAAAGAAAAACCGAAACAATACTGTGAAGTATTTTTATATCTATCATTACCAAAGCATTATTTGGATTGATAACGTCTGTTTTTGTATCTACCGTTACGAAAGCATTATTTCAAATGATAACGTCTGCTTTTGTCTCGTGTTAAAGAAGCAATGGCGGAGAGTGTTGCTGGATTCTTGCTTGAAAAGCTAAGTGCCCTTCTGACTCAAGAAGCATCCCTACTATGGGGAGTACGGACTGAAGTAAAAGAAATCAACCTCGAACTTGAAAACATGCGAGCCTTCTTAAGGGATGCTGATAGAAGAAAGGATAGCAATGAAGGATTGAGAACCTGGGTGGGGCAAGTAAGAGATGCTACATATGAAGTGGAGGACATCATCGATGAGTTCGTGTATCGCATGGACAGGCCACAACGAGGTGGATTCAGGGGTTTTCCCCTTAATACCATCACTCTCCTTAGGAATACCCGCTACAGGCACCGTTTTGCCACTGAACTGCAAGATCTGAAGAGACGTATTGCAGCCATTTCAATGAGAAAAGATCAATATAATCTTATTAATACAGAAGATGGATCAAGCTCACAGGATGCTAATGAAAGATGGAAACATCGAGGAGAAACTGCTCTTTATGAAGACGATGATGAAATTGTAGGGCTCCAAGAAAGAATAGATCAAATAGTTTTATGGTTGACAGAGAAAGAACCAAGACTTACTGTTATTTCTGTGGTGGGCATGGGTGGTCTGGGCAAGACCACTCTTGTGGCGAAAGCTTGCAAGCATCACATGGTAAAGAAGCATTTCGAATGCTGTGTTTGGGTTACTGTCTCACAGTTTTACAATGTGGAAGGACTTCTAAAAAGTGTGATAACTGATctgttcaagaaaaacaaactTGAGGTTCCGAGCAATGTTGGCAGCATGGATCGACACCAACTAGTGGAGATGGTGCGTGATTCTTTGGACACAAAGAGGTACCTTGTGGTCTTAGACGACGTATGGAATGTAGGTGCATGGACAGATCTTAATATTGCCTTTCCACGAAATAGATGTGGAAGTAGGATAATGCTTACTACTCGAAATCAGAATGTAGCCTCTGCATTAGGGGATGGAAACCGTCCATTTCCACTCGAGCGTCTTCAAGAGAAAGAGGCTTGGGTACTCTTCAGTAAGAAGGCGTTTTGGAAGGAACCCTGTCCTCCAGAGTTGCAGCATTTGGCACAAAAAATTGTAGAAAAGTGTGGAGGCTTGCCACTCGCAATTGTTTCTTTGGGCAGCCTCTTATCATGGAAAGACAAGACAGCGTTGGAGTGGAATCGAGTCTACGGAAACCTGAGCTGGCAGTTGACAAATGATCAAATGCTTGAAAGAGTAAAGCACATCTTGTTGCTTAGCTTCTATGATCTACCTTACCATCTTAAGCATTGTTTCTTGTATTGTTGCATGTTTCCGGAAGATTATTTAATTCATCGCAAGCAGCTGATTAGGTTGTGGGTGGCAGAGGGTTTTGTGAAGACAGGTAAAATTACAATGGAGGAGGCGGCAGAAGGCTACCTGAAGGAGCTCATCCATCGAAACATACTTCAGGTTGTTGAAACGAATGGTTTTGGAAGGTTGAGAGCTTGTCGAATGCACGATATTATGCGTGAAGTGGCATTATCCATAAGTGACGAAGAAAAGTTCTGCATGACATACGATGAGCTGCAAGCAATGCAAAATGGCAAAGTCCGCCGCATGTCAATCTACAGTAGTGGCGAAATTAATCATTCGAACACAGGTATGACACATCTTCGTTCCCTCATGGTGTTTGATGGAAACATGTCGTTTTCATCTTCTTTAAATACGATGGCATCAAGCTTTAGATTGCTGAGGGTCTTAAATCTAAGAGGGATTCTTATTGAAAGCATACCAGATGAAGTGACTAACATGTTCAATTTACGGTATctaaacttaagtgaaactaATGTTAGGGAGCTTCCCGTATCTTTATGGAAGCTACAGAACCTTCAAACACTGGACGTCAGGAATACGAAGCTAGAGAGGCTACCCAGTGGGATTGTGAAGCTACAGAAACTACGACACCTGTATATATATCGAATTACTGACAAGTTCTatgatgattttgattgcttCAGTAGCATCCAAGTTCCTATAACAATATGTAATTTAACAAGTTTACAGACTCTACGCGTTATCGAAAACGTAGAAGGGGAGCTTGTTAGAAAAGTTGGGAACTTAACCCAACTGAGAAGTCTCAGCATTTCTAAGGTCAGAGAAATCGATGGAGCTGAGTTGTGCAATTCAATCCGAAAGATGAAACACCTTCTGAAGTTGAGTGTGACTGCAAATGCAGAGGAAGAAACACTTCAATTGGAAGCACTCTCTCCTAACCCTCCCCCGCTTCTTCAGAAGCTTTCCCTGAACGGGCGTTTGGAGAAGGTGCCTCGATGGCTTAGCTCCCTTGTGAACCTCGCCCATTTGTCGTTGACTTGGTCAAAGCTGAGAGAAGATCCTCTTCCATCACTCCAAGCATTGCCCAATCTGATATCCCTTTTCCTTCGGAGGGCCTATGAAGGGCAGCAGTTGTGTTTCCGCGATGGATCGTTTACAAAGCTAAGTATACTTTCTTTACGGGATATCAAACACTTAAATCAGATAGTAATAGAAAAGGGAGCATTGGCAAGCATCCAAGAGCTACTTCTTATCAACTGTGGAGAGTTGAAGACTCTTCCAGAAGGGATTGAATACCTCACTGGACTCCAAGAGCTAGCCTTATTGGAGATGCCAACGGAATTGACAGATAGGTTGACACAAAAAGATGGAAGCGAAGAGTACCGTAGCAAGGTGGGGCACATCCCCATCATCCTGCATGGACAACGTACAGAAGCGGAGGGATTGGTCATGGAACCACTCAACTAGTCATCTATCCTTCATTCGTTGATGAGGTAAGTCTAGCCGTACAAAGTATCCTTGTCTATGAATGTgcaaatttatgaatttatttctTAAATATATTGTGTCATGAGTAACTCGGTGGGCTaagcgtacagagtaaactccgtgggatCCATTGTGATCTAtaaattttatccactccgtacaaCCATTTAAACAGATAATTATaaagcttgagaccaaaaattaaatatatccaaagctcaagtgaaccacaccacagaaaatattaTGAATTGAAAGTCTACCCGTGGGTCACATAAGGTTcagatgaaactgatatttgtgttttcccttcatccatgtctgtgtgatcttatgaacgggttggatgacaaataaacatcactgtgagccttagtaaggtttcaacggtgttaATCATTATTAcacctgttttctgtggtgtggtccacttgagttggatatgtttcaattttgggatcaacgccctataattatctgaaaaaacgaatggacggtgtggatgaagtacACACATACACGGTGTCCCAGCAGAATTTACTCAGTGGGATAAAAGCGTGCTGAGTTGctcggtacgcaatccaatttcgagATGCCTGATCCATCCTTAGTAGCCCCCTTTTTGAATCGAAGCACCAACATTTGACTGTGTTTCTTGTATAAATAAACAGTCCGGATCATTAGTAGGAATCATTTGAATAATGCCTAAATCCTATCCCTTGCCACCACACTGTCGGACGGACGGACGTGGGACACATATTGTCGGCAGCGGATGGTGCTTTACCCTAAAAACCACACCCCGCCAATCATCTCGGGAATTAGTTGGATGGAGGATGTTACCTCAGAGCCGGTAGGACCGCAAGATAGCAGAGCCGTTTCTGTACTGCAATTGGGCCTGTCCATGTTGGGGACCTCATCATGTATGGACTATGTACGAAAAATCACAAATGTAGAAAATTTTAACTTTTCTGTATGGAAGAATATTGCAAGGACATGGGCTTTTTGGCACAATATTTAAGCCCAACCGTAGCCAAAATAGGCAAGGATCAAAAGCCCATTGGCCAGCCTGGCCACTTTGGCCCTACTATCAAGCTCATAAGGTGGGCAGGCTAAAGGTGGGCAGGCTAGGCTTGCACTTGGGTCTTACACTCATGAACCAAGCCCAGACATGCTTGGGCCTGGAAGTGCACAGAAGCAATTACATACCATACAGGAAACGTACAAACTGTGCATTATGTGCTctcaccatctagatggacgggccaaaaatcaaaggtggatgtgTAGGTTCTCATATAAATCCGCTAGTGCATCTGTCATGTATCAATTATCGATCTATTGTTATATTTGTTATGGATCTATTGTTGTATCTGCTAAAAATCTGTTATTTATGTGTTCATGCTATAGATCTATTGCAGTGTGTCTCTAGTCAGAGTTTTGAGGAGATTAGCAAGGTGTTGAACATGAAAAGAGTAAAATGCATAGCCGAATGTCATGACTCCATCAAGGATGTAGAGCTGAAGGGCGTGTAGTGACCTCACCAAGGAATCGATGTAGAGCTAAAGGGTAGCATTTGTCTTGAGTGAGAGGcttcagaggctattgatgtcgATTGGGTATATTTTTAGCATGGAATTTCTAGGACAAGAGTCTGTTTCTATATATGATAAGTGTGTTTGTCTATACATCAACGTAGCTGGAAATGGGTTTTATATATGACTATGGGATTTGCTTAATATGGTTGTTATTTGGACATGGCTATGGGTATTGCTAAAcatagggtttttatttttatcgGCATGGTTGAAAAGTTGGCTTTTGACATGTACAATGTTGCATATGTGTATTTGGACATGGCTGCTTTTACATTATATGTGGTTTTACTTTTCAAACATATTTACTGTATTATATGTGCAAATAGCTTTGGGACGAGACTTGTAGTGTTTGTGTTTATGGGTATGTCAGATGTGTTTCTTTCTATGTCAATGGTTATGCCATTGGTACATGAATATAAGTTTTCACGGTGGAGAGAAAAAACTAATGGCATTTTAGGGGCATTGGCTAGGTGATCTATGAGTCCTAAGTGgagtacaatatatatatatatatatatatatataaatttaaacttttttcATAAAGCCAAAGGGCAACCGGAATACGATCTACAGCTTCAGGACGACCCCGCAACGAAAAAGGGGGCGGGCCGCCTATCATATACTAGCACTATACATGAAAGAGCGAAAAGGAGAACTAAAGCCGGAGGGTGGGGAAGTCAGTGACGGTTCGAATCGAACCAAGCCCGACCTTGTAGAGAAACACCAGGCCCTTTGTTTGCCTGGGGAGGGAAGTGAACTGATCGTGACAGTTTTTCACCTGCATTTCACTCCCCACTTTCGCCAAGCTGTCAGCCGGGCCATTACCTTCCCTTAGAATATGCTGCAAAGAAAATGTGCTGGATTGCCTCAAGTTGTTGATCCTATCCACCCATGGTTTCCAATTCCAAGGGCATCGTGATTTGCTCGCAAGAATGGTAATTGCCATctttgaatctgattctacaaTTATCCTGTTCATCCTTTTAAGAAGACATAACTCTAATCCGTCGTAGATTGCTCGTAATTCTACACGGTTGTTAGTTCCATACCCATAGCCAGCTGAGAAAGCGAAAATGAAGGGTCCATCTTTCTTTCTACAAATTCCCCCGCCTCCTGATAAACCAGGGTTACCCCTAGCAGATCCATTGACATTTAATTTAACCCATCTTGGAGTTGGTTGTTTCCATTTAACCACTAAAGAAGCTGACCTGTTTCGCCTGGGAGTAGGGGAGGTTGGGGTGACCCTATTTGAAGTTGAAGATGTCGAACTTGAAGTTGACTCTGGCGCCGGGAAGTTTTGGATTGTCTGGGAGGCCCACCATTTGATCCGAGTAATGGACCTTTGAACGTCCATTTCCTTGTCACCGAAAGTAGCTTCGTTTCAAGCTTTCCATAATTCCTAGAGAATCAGCAGAGGGAGAGAAGATCAGATTTGCTGGGAGGTAGCCCCTGACGTTGATGCATTTCTCCATTGGCTGATTTTACCGAGAACCGAGATCTGAGGCGCCGAGGAGATTCCGCAAAGCCTCTCAAAGTGGGACCAGATTTGGGCCGCCTGTTGTCCAGAAAGAAATAAGTGGTTGATAGATTCCGTGTCTGGAAGTGAATCATTTCCATGACGGCAACAACGGCATTTTGATGTCAGGGCTATACCCTTTGCCCAAATTCTATTGTCAACTGGTATAGCAT from Magnolia sinica isolate HGM2019 unplaced genomic scaffold, MsV1 ctg129, whole genome shotgun sequence carries:
- the LOC131236033 gene encoding disease resistance protein RPM1-like; this encodes MAESVAGFLLEKLSALLTQEASLLWGVRTEVKEINLELENMRAFLRDADRRKDSNEGLRTWVGQVRDATYEVEDIIDEFVYRMDRPQRGGFRGFPLNTITLLRNTRYRHRFATELQDLKRRIAAISMRKDQYNLINTEDGSSSQDANERWKHRGETALYEDDDEIVGLQERIDQIVLWLTEKEPRLTVISVVGMGGLGKTTLVAKACKHHMVKKHFECCVWVTVSQFYNVEGLLKSVITDLFKKNKLEVPSNVGSMDRHQLVEMVRDSLDTKRYLVVLDDVWNVGAWTDLNIAFPRNRCGSRIMLTTRNQNVASALGDGNRPFPLERLQEKEAWVLFSKKAFWKEPCPPELQHLAQKIVEKCGGLPLAIVSLGSLLSWKDKTALEWNRVYGNLSWQLTNDQMLERVKHILLLSFYDLPYHLKHCFLYCCMFPEDYLIHRKQLIRLWVAEGFVKTGKITMEEAAEGYLKELIHRNILQVVETNGFGRLRACRMHDIMREVALSISDEEKFCMTYDELQAMQNGKVRRMSIYSSGEINHSNTGMTHLRSLMVFDGNMSFSSSLNTMASSFRLLRVLNLRGILIESIPDEVTNMFNLRYLNLSETNVRELPVSLWKLQNLQTLDVRNTKLERLPSGIVKLQKLRHLYIYRITDKFYDDFDCFSSIQVPITICNLTSLQTLRVIENVEGELVRKVGNLTQLRSLSISKVREIDGAELCNSIRKMKHLLKLSVTANAEEETLQLEALSPNPPPLLQKLSLNGRLEKVPRWLSSLVNLAHLSLTWSKLREDPLPSLQALPNLISLFLRRAYEGQQLCFRDGSFTKLSILSLRDIKHLNQIVIEKGALASIQELLLINCGELKTLPEGIEYLTGLQELALLEMPTELTDRLTQKDGSEEYRSKVGHIPIILHGQRTEAEGLVMEPLN